A section of the Mycolicibacterium anyangense genome encodes:
- a CDS encoding polyribonucleotide nucleotidyltransferase, whose protein sequence is MSVAEIDEGVFESTAVIDNGSFGTRTIRFEAGRLAQQAAGSVVAYLDDETMLLSATTASKAPKEHFDFFPLTIDVEERMYAAGRIPGSFFRREGRPSTDAILTCRLIDRPLRPSFVSGLRNEIQVVVTVLSLDPKDLYDVLAINAASASTQIAGLPFSGPVGGVRVALIEGTWVAFPTVEQLENAVFDMVVAGRTVGDGDEKDVAIMMVEAEATEKVIELVAGGAQAPTESVVAEGLEAAKPFIAALCAAQSELATRAAKETADYPVFPDYAADVYDAVAHVASEPLSQALTIAGKQERDERTDEIKHEVLGELGENFAGREKEIGAAFRSLTKKLVRQRIITDHFRIDGRGITDIRALSAEVAVIPRAHGSALFERGETQIMGVTTLDMVKMAQQIDSLGPETSKRYMHHYNFPPYSTGETGRVGSPKRREIGHGALAERALIPVLPSVEEFPYAIRQVSEALGSNGSTSMGSVCASTLALLNAGVPLKAPVAGIAMGLVSDEVDGETRYVALTDILGAEDAFGDMDFKVAGTKDFVTALQLDTKLDGIPSQVLAGALAQAKDARLTILEVMAEAIDAPDEMSPYAPRVTAIKIPVDKIGEVIGPKGKMINAITEETGASISIEDDGTVFVGATDGPSAQAAIDKINAIANPQLPKVGERFLGTVVKTTDFGAFVSLLPGRDGLVHISKLGKGKRINKVEDVVKVGDKLRVEIADIDNRGKISLILVDEEGAAAPADAPAPVDADAATASS, encoded by the coding sequence ATGTCTGTCGCAGAAATCGACGAAGGCGTGTTCGAATCGACCGCCGTCATTGACAACGGGAGCTTCGGCACCCGCACCATCCGCTTCGAGGCTGGCCGGCTGGCCCAGCAGGCCGCCGGCTCGGTTGTCGCCTACCTCGACGACGAGACCATGCTGTTGTCGGCGACCACCGCCAGCAAGGCCCCCAAGGAGCACTTCGACTTCTTCCCCTTGACGATCGACGTCGAGGAGCGCATGTATGCCGCCGGGCGCATCCCCGGTTCGTTCTTCCGCCGTGAGGGCCGCCCGTCCACCGACGCGATCCTGACGTGTCGCCTGATCGACCGGCCGCTGCGCCCGTCGTTCGTCTCGGGGCTGCGCAACGAGATCCAGGTCGTGGTCACGGTGCTGAGCCTGGATCCCAAGGATCTCTACGACGTGCTGGCGATCAACGCCGCCTCGGCGTCCACCCAGATCGCCGGCCTGCCGTTCTCCGGCCCGGTCGGCGGCGTGCGCGTCGCGCTCATCGAGGGAACCTGGGTTGCCTTCCCGACCGTCGAGCAGCTCGAGAACGCCGTCTTCGACATGGTCGTGGCCGGCCGGACAGTCGGTGATGGCGACGAAAAAGACGTAGCGATCATGATGGTCGAGGCCGAGGCCACCGAGAAGGTCATCGAGCTGGTGGCCGGTGGCGCGCAGGCGCCGACCGAGAGCGTGGTCGCCGAAGGCCTGGAGGCCGCCAAGCCGTTCATCGCCGCGCTGTGCGCCGCGCAGAGTGAACTGGCCACCCGCGCCGCCAAGGAGACCGCCGACTACCCGGTGTTCCCCGACTACGCCGCCGATGTCTACGACGCCGTCGCGCACGTCGCCTCCGAGCCGCTGTCGCAGGCGCTGACCATCGCCGGCAAGCAGGAGCGTGACGAGCGCACCGACGAGATCAAGCACGAGGTGCTCGGCGAGCTCGGCGAGAACTTCGCCGGTCGCGAGAAGGAAATCGGCGCCGCGTTCCGCTCGCTGACCAAAAAGCTTGTGCGCCAGCGCATCATCACCGACCACTTCCGCATCGACGGTCGCGGCATCACCGACATCCGGGCGCTGTCCGCCGAGGTCGCCGTGATTCCGCGGGCCCACGGTAGTGCGCTGTTCGAGCGTGGCGAAACCCAGATCATGGGTGTCACCACCCTTGACATGGTCAAGATGGCCCAGCAGATCGACTCGCTGGGGCCGGAGACCTCCAAGCGCTACATGCATCACTACAACTTCCCGCCGTATTCGACCGGTGAGACCGGCCGTGTCGGCTCGCCCAAGCGCCGCGAGATCGGCCACGGCGCGCTGGCCGAGCGGGCGCTGATCCCGGTTCTGCCCAGCGTCGAGGAGTTCCCGTACGCCATCCGCCAGGTGTCCGAGGCGTTGGGTTCCAACGGTTCGACGTCCATGGGTTCGGTGTGTGCCTCCACCCTGGCGCTGCTGAACGCCGGTGTGCCGCTCAAGGCCCCGGTCGCCGGTATCGCGATGGGTCTGGTGTCCGACGAGGTCGACGGTGAGACCCGCTACGTGGCGCTCACCGACATCCTCGGTGCCGAGGATGCCTTCGGCGACATGGACTTCAAGGTCGCCGGTACCAAGGACTTCGTCACCGCACTGCAGCTGGACACCAAGCTCGACGGCATCCCGTCGCAGGTGCTGGCCGGTGCGCTGGCGCAGGCCAAGGACGCGCGGCTGACCATCCTCGAGGTGATGGCCGAGGCCATCGACGCCCCCGACGAGATGAGCCCGTACGCCCCGCGCGTGACGGCGATCAAGATCCCGGTCGACAAGATCGGCGAGGTCATCGGGCCCAAGGGCAAGATGATCAACGCGATCACCGAGGAGACCGGCGCCTCGATCTCCATCGAGGACGACGGCACGGTGTTCGTCGGTGCCACCGACGGCCCGTCGGCGCAGGCGGCGATCGACAAGATCAACGCCATCGCCAACCCGCAGCTGCCCAAGGTCGGCGAGCGGTTCCTCGGAACGGTGGTGAAAACCACTGACTTCGGTGCCTTCGTCTCGCTGCTGCCCGGTCGCGACGGCCTGGTCCACATCTCCAAGCTGGGCAAGGGCAAGCGGATCAACAAGGTCGAGGACGTCGTCAAGGTCGGTGACAAGCTCCGCGTGGAGATCGCCGACATCGACAACCGCGGCAAGATCTCGCTGATCCTGGTCGACGAAGAAGGGGCAGCCGCTCCCGCAGACGCACCGGCGCCTGTCGATGCCGATGCCGCGACTGCCAGCAGCTAA
- a CDS encoding M16 family metallopeptidase encodes MPRLPAANALRRGRHADEAPAAVRRTVLPGGLRVVTEYVPSVRSASVGVWVNVGSRDEGPTVAGAAHFLEHLLFKATPTRTAVDIAQSVDAVGGELNAFTAKEHTCYYAHVLDEDLELAVDLVADVVLNGRCAVDDVELERDVVLEEIAMRDDDPEDALGDVFLSAMFGDHPVGRPVIGSVDSVSSMTRTQLHSFHVRRYIPERMVVAVAGNIDHDEVVRLVREYFGAKLIRGRAPRPPRKGSARLPGRPGLVLLNRDAEQTHMSLGVRVPGRHWQHRWALSVLNTALGGGLSSRLFQEIRESRGLAYSVYSSIDTFCDSGALSVYAGCLPERFDEVVRLTTEVLEAVARDGLTEAEVRIAKGSIRGGMVLGLEDSASRMNRLGRSELNYGEYRSVASTLDQINAVTLDEVNAIARELLSRPFGAAVLGPVRSKRSLPKPLRRIAS; translated from the coding sequence ATGCCGCGACTGCCAGCAGCTAACGCGCTTCGCCGCGGCCGGCACGCCGATGAGGCGCCGGCCGCGGTTCGGCGGACCGTGCTTCCGGGCGGTCTTCGCGTCGTCACCGAATACGTGCCGTCGGTGCGGTCGGCCTCGGTGGGAGTCTGGGTCAACGTGGGTTCCCGCGACGAAGGCCCCACCGTGGCCGGTGCCGCGCACTTCTTGGAGCACCTGCTGTTCAAGGCCACTCCGACGCGCACCGCGGTGGATATCGCGCAATCGGTGGACGCCGTGGGCGGTGAGCTGAACGCGTTCACCGCCAAGGAGCACACCTGTTACTACGCGCACGTGCTCGACGAGGATCTGGAACTGGCCGTCGACCTGGTGGCCGATGTGGTGCTCAACGGCCGCTGTGCGGTCGACGATGTCGAACTGGAACGCGACGTGGTGCTCGAAGAGATCGCCATGCGCGACGACGACCCGGAGGACGCCCTCGGGGACGTTTTCCTGTCGGCCATGTTCGGCGACCACCCGGTCGGGCGGCCGGTGATCGGCAGCGTCGACTCGGTGTCGTCGATGACCCGCACCCAACTGCATTCCTTCCACGTCCGCCGCTACATCCCGGAGCGGATGGTGGTGGCGGTGGCCGGCAACATCGACCACGACGAGGTCGTCAGGCTGGTACGGGAATACTTCGGCGCCAAGCTGATTCGCGGCCGCGCGCCGCGGCCACCGCGCAAGGGCAGCGCCCGGTTACCCGGGCGGCCCGGACTGGTGCTGCTCAACCGGGACGCCGAGCAGACCCACATGTCACTGGGCGTGCGGGTGCCGGGCCGGCACTGGCAGCACCGCTGGGCGCTGTCGGTGCTCAACACCGCCCTCGGCGGTGGGCTGAGCTCGCGACTGTTCCAGGAGATCCGGGAGTCCCGCGGTCTGGCGTACTCGGTGTACTCGAGCATCGACACCTTCTGCGACAGCGGCGCCCTATCGGTGTACGCCGGTTGCCTGCCCGAGCGGTTCGACGAAGTGGTGCGGCTGACCACCGAGGTTCTCGAGGCTGTCGCCCGCGACGGTCTGACCGAGGCCGAGGTACGGATCGCCAAGGGGTCGATCCGCGGCGGCATGGTGCTGGGCCTGGAGGACTCCGCCTCGCGGATGAACCGGCTGGGCCGTAGCGAACTGAACTACGGTGAGTACCGCAGCGTGGCCAGCACCCTCGACCAGATCAACGCCGTCACGCTCGACGAGGTCAACGCAATAGCCCGCGAACTGCTCTCACGTCCCTTCGGGGCCGCTGTTCTGGGGCCGGTACGATCGAAACGGTCCCTGCCGAAACCACTTCGACGGATTGCGAGTTAG
- a CDS encoding nitronate monooxygenase, whose protein sequence is MTFSLPDLAVPLLGAPMAGGPSTPALAAAVSSAGGLGFLPAGYLSAQAFADSIAAARALTGGPLGVNLFVPQPSVADAEALARYREQLTPLAHSYGAEPGATRPDDDAWQAKLEVVADLVPEVASFTFGCPEPEILAALADRGVLTAVTVTSLDEAGVAVAAGAGALVVQGPEAGGHRGTFDPARTPGDQPLDSLLSAVVAVHDIPVIAAGAIATAADVRRVLRLGAHAAQAGTAFLLSDEAGTNPIHRQALSDPRFTHTVVTCAFSGRYARGLANGFTDRFDPIAPLGYPEVNQMTGAMRRAAVAAGDADGTNLWAGTAWRRTTPGSAAQIVAALTDEL, encoded by the coding sequence TTGACTTTCAGCCTGCCTGATCTGGCCGTTCCCCTTCTCGGAGCGCCGATGGCAGGCGGTCCCAGCACGCCGGCTCTGGCTGCCGCCGTGTCCAGTGCCGGTGGGCTGGGCTTCCTGCCCGCGGGATATCTCAGCGCACAGGCCTTTGCCGACTCCATCGCCGCGGCTCGCGCGCTGACCGGTGGGCCGCTCGGGGTCAACCTCTTCGTGCCGCAACCCTCGGTGGCCGACGCCGAAGCCTTGGCGCGCTACCGCGAGCAGCTGACCCCGCTGGCGCACAGTTACGGCGCCGAGCCCGGCGCCACCCGCCCCGACGACGACGCCTGGCAGGCCAAGCTCGAGGTGGTGGCCGATCTTGTGCCGGAGGTCGCCTCGTTCACCTTCGGCTGTCCGGAGCCGGAAATCCTTGCCGCACTTGCTGACCGAGGTGTGCTGACCGCCGTGACGGTGACCTCGCTGGACGAGGCGGGGGTCGCGGTGGCCGCCGGAGCCGGCGCCCTCGTGGTGCAGGGACCGGAGGCCGGTGGGCACCGCGGCACCTTCGATCCGGCGAGAACACCCGGTGACCAGCCGCTGGATTCACTGCTGAGCGCGGTCGTCGCGGTCCACGACATCCCGGTGATCGCCGCGGGCGCGATCGCCACCGCCGCCGACGTACGCCGGGTACTCAGGCTGGGTGCGCACGCCGCCCAGGCCGGGACCGCATTCCTGCTCAGCGACGAGGCGGGCACCAATCCCATTCACCGGCAAGCATTGTCGGACCCACGGTTCACCCACACGGTGGTCACGTGCGCGTTCTCCGGGCGCTACGCCCGCGGCCTGGCCAACGGCTTCACGGACCGCTTCGATCCGATCGCTCCGCTGGGCTACCCGGAGGTCAACCAGATGACCGGGGCCATGCGCCGCGCGGCGGTGGCCGCCGGCGACGCGGACGGCACCAATCTGTGGGCGGGCACGGCGTGGCGGAGGACCACGCCGGGTAGCGCCGCCCAGATCGTGGCGGCCCTGACCGACGAGCTGTGA
- the bla gene encoding class A beta-lactamase, whose product MMTFSRRRLLLATATVAATTAAAACGKPSYTPPNHSDPAEPPPPLDERIGMLERRHNAVVGVYGANLDAKYTVAHRDNDMFAMCSTFKAYLSARVLQKAQRGELRITDTLVVDPTAVLPNSPITGPKAGSALSLAQLCQAALQRSDNTAANMLLTVIGGPQEITAFARSIGDERTRLDRWETELNSALPGDPRDTSTPRALGGGFRAILTGDVLDEVHRRQLEDWMRGNTTSSMRAGLQPGWATADKTGSGAFASTNDVGIVFGPNGERILLAVMTRTRSDNADAEALRPLIAEVTTLVLPTLRGQG is encoded by the coding sequence GTGATGACGTTCTCGCGTCGCCGACTCCTGCTCGCTACCGCCACCGTGGCGGCCACTACCGCCGCTGCGGCATGCGGGAAACCCAGCTACACCCCGCCGAACCACAGTGACCCCGCCGAACCGCCGCCGCCACTGGACGAGCGAATCGGCATGCTGGAGCGGCGCCACAACGCCGTCGTCGGTGTCTACGGTGCGAACCTCGACGCGAAATACACTGTGGCACATCGCGATAATGACATGTTTGCGATGTGCTCCACCTTCAAGGCCTACCTGTCGGCTCGGGTGTTGCAGAAAGCCCAGCGCGGTGAACTGCGGATCACCGACACTCTGGTCGTTGACCCCACGGCGGTGCTGCCCAACTCGCCGATCACGGGTCCCAAGGCAGGCAGCGCCCTGTCGTTGGCGCAGCTGTGCCAGGCCGCTCTGCAGCGCAGTGACAACACCGCCGCCAACATGCTGCTGACCGTGATCGGTGGTCCGCAGGAGATCACCGCGTTCGCACGCTCGATCGGTGATGAGCGCACCCGGCTGGACCGCTGGGAGACCGAGCTGAACTCGGCACTGCCCGGCGACCCGCGTGACACCAGCACCCCGCGCGCACTCGGCGGTGGCTTCCGTGCCATCCTCACCGGCGATGTGCTCGACGAGGTGCATCGCCGCCAGTTGGAGGACTGGATGCGCGGCAATACCACCTCGAGCATGCGAGCCGGCCTGCAGCCGGGCTGGGCCACCGCCGACAAGACCGGCAGCGGTGCCTTCGCCAGCACCAACGATGTCGGAATCGTGTTCGGGCCCAACGGGGAACGCATCCTGCTGGCGGTCATGACCCGCACCCGGTCGGACAACGCCGACGCCGAGGCGCTGCGGCCGCTGATCGCCGAGGTGACGACGCTGGTGCTGCCGACCCTGCGGGGACAGGGCTGA
- a CDS encoding YchJ family protein yields the protein MHPTDDCPCGSGEPFGRCCLPLHRGETQAQTAEALMRARYSGYAVGDLDYVWQTWHPRTRPAELGSDPGLIWIGLQILDTVDGQPGDQTGEVEFRARYRAGGRTGTLHERSRFAVRARRWFYVDGDLFD from the coding sequence GTGCACCCGACGGACGATTGCCCCTGCGGTTCCGGTGAACCGTTCGGCCGCTGCTGCTTGCCGCTGCACCGGGGCGAGACGCAGGCCCAGACCGCCGAAGCGCTGATGCGGGCCCGCTACAGCGGCTACGCCGTGGGCGATCTCGACTACGTCTGGCAGACCTGGCATCCGCGCACCCGGCCCGCCGAGCTCGGTTCCGATCCCGGCCTGATCTGGATCGGTCTGCAGATCCTCGACACCGTCGACGGCCAGCCGGGGGACCAGACCGGTGAGGTCGAATTCCGCGCCCGCTACCGCGCCGGCGGCCGGACCGGGACGCTGCACGAGCGCTCCCGGTTCGCCGTGCGGGCCCGGCGCTGGTTCTACGTCGACGGCGACCTGTTCGACTGA
- a CDS encoding agmatine deiminase family protein — MSWRMPSETAPHDKTWIAFPREGYTLGDTDAARQEGYSAWAEVAHAIAEFEPVSMIVDPTETVRAQRMLSADIEIVEAPVDEFWFRDCGPTFVVDDDRPGVLGAVDWIFNGWGSPQWAEWTKSAKLGRLIAAHEGAELVSSLLVNEGGGIHVDGAGTVLLTETVQLDPRRNPHADKQRVEAEMARTIGATHAVWLPRGLTRDYQDFGTNGHVDIVATIPSPGRLLVHAQPNPEHPDHEITRALRAVLETTTDAAGRSWEIIDIPAPATIRDEAGFVDWSYINHLVVNDGVIACGFGEPEADAHARDLLAEAYPGRRVVTVEARPIFARGGGIHCITQQQPRV; from the coding sequence ATGTCCTGGCGGATGCCCTCAGAAACTGCCCCCCACGACAAGACGTGGATCGCCTTCCCCCGCGAGGGCTACACCCTGGGTGACACCGATGCCGCACGGCAGGAGGGCTATTCCGCCTGGGCGGAGGTCGCGCACGCGATCGCCGAGTTCGAACCGGTCAGCATGATCGTCGACCCCACCGAAACCGTTCGGGCACAACGGATGTTGTCGGCAGACATCGAGATCGTCGAAGCTCCGGTCGACGAGTTCTGGTTCCGCGACTGCGGACCCACCTTCGTGGTCGACGACGACCGTCCCGGAGTCCTGGGCGCGGTGGACTGGATCTTCAACGGCTGGGGATCGCCGCAATGGGCCGAGTGGACCAAGTCGGCCAAACTCGGGCGGCTCATCGCCGCACACGAGGGTGCCGAACTGGTGAGCTCGCTGCTGGTCAACGAAGGCGGGGGCATCCACGTCGACGGAGCGGGAACCGTCCTTCTCACCGAGACGGTCCAGCTGGACCCGCGCCGCAACCCGCACGCAGACAAGCAGCGGGTGGAGGCCGAGATGGCCCGCACGATCGGGGCCACCCATGCGGTCTGGTTGCCGCGCGGGCTGACGCGCGACTACCAGGACTTCGGCACCAACGGCCACGTGGACATCGTGGCGACCATCCCGTCGCCGGGCCGGCTCCTGGTGCACGCTCAGCCCAACCCCGAGCATCCCGACCACGAGATCACCCGGGCGCTGCGGGCCGTCCTGGAGACGACGACCGACGCCGCCGGGCGCAGCTGGGAGATCATCGACATCCCGGCTCCGGCAACGATCCGCGACGAGGCCGGCTTCGTCGACTGGAGCTATATCAACCACCTCGTCGTCAACGACGGTGTGATCGCCTGCGGTTTCGGCGAGCCCGAGGCCGACGCGCACGCCCGTGACCTTCTTGCCGAGGCCTACCCGGGCCGCCGGGTGGTCACCGTCGAGGCGCGCCCGATCTTCGCCCGCGGCGGCGGCATCCACTGCATCACCCAACAACAGCCGCGGGTCTAG
- a CDS encoding TetR/AcrR family transcriptional regulator, with protein sequence MGRPERRPAIARPPRPILNRDLIARTALALVDRFGADGASMRRVAQKLGVNPTSLYNHVPDRAAMVEDVRALVSAKIDSAPLRELPWEDGLLAWARSYRRAFARHPRAIPLLMTTRASAPVLLAGYEDFVIAAESVGWPSAEVLPLLTAFESFILGSVLDMSGPTVVFDPTGQEEHFPRFTAAYSTLQNEDPDDPIATRAFERGLSMLVASARPA encoded by the coding sequence CTGGGTAGGCCCGAGAGGAGACCGGCCATCGCTCGACCACCTCGTCCGATACTCAACCGAGATCTCATCGCCAGGACCGCACTGGCGCTGGTCGATCGATTCGGTGCCGACGGCGCGAGCATGCGACGGGTGGCACAGAAGCTGGGCGTCAACCCGACCTCGCTGTACAACCACGTGCCCGACCGAGCGGCGATGGTCGAGGACGTCCGGGCATTGGTATCCGCCAAGATCGATTCGGCTCCCCTGCGCGAATTGCCCTGGGAGGACGGCTTGCTCGCATGGGCGCGGTCCTACCGGCGGGCCTTCGCCCGGCATCCCCGGGCCATCCCGCTGCTGATGACCACCCGCGCCTCCGCGCCGGTGCTGTTGGCGGGCTACGAGGACTTCGTGATCGCGGCCGAATCCGTCGGATGGCCGAGCGCCGAGGTACTCCCGCTGCTGACGGCGTTCGAATCGTTCATCCTCGGCAGCGTTCTGGACATGTCCGGGCCCACTGTCGTCTTCGATCCGACCGGGCAGGAGGAGCACTTCCCGCGCTTCACCGCCGCGTACTCGACCTTGCAGAACGAGGACCCCGACGATCCGATTGCCACCCGGGCATTCGAGCGCGGGCTGTCCATGCTGGTGGCCTCCGCACGGCCCGCCTAG